A stretch of the Argentina anserina chromosome 6, drPotAnse1.1, whole genome shotgun sequence genome encodes the following:
- the LOC126800644 gene encoding F-box/kelch-repeat protein At3g06240-like: MRRNKSNKISTSSVSYIPEEVLINILARLPVKSLLRFRCVSKIWCGLIGSPSFVRTHLNRNVTKLSHTYLIALQRLREKPALCYSLFSTETFEECLKLRHPLWTEEQFRIYGWSNGLLCISDQVLRPSSPICIWNPCIRKFRTLPQSRFKAHYSSYDISLSFGFNPKVNDYRVVRMGWFVRSIFKLQVYSVNTGSWKMIEVIPPWLMFNPDWCQGCAFVNGVAYWLFTKSMKFRFVSFDTDSEEFEELIVPDTISTIGLTRVRVYNDSVCLFYSYVESPDRQNLQEQTDIWILQGQSFTKLHTAVLLPGSLPLGFNIQNELIIRNGKRTEGVEGDTWKMVLYDLKMKLITETGIGLAYDSHSQTSAGTCIESLVLLDR, encoded by the coding sequence ATGAGAAGAAACAAATCCAACAAAATTAGTACTAGTAGTGTCAGTTATATCCCTGAAGAAGTCTTGATCAACATCCTAGCAAGGTTACCTGTAAAGTCTCTTCTTCGATTTAGGTGTGTGTCCAAGATATGGTGTGGTTTGATTGGCAGCCCAAGTTTTGTTAGAACACATCTTAATAGGAATGTTACCAAACTTTCGCATACCTATCTAATTGCCCTACAGCGGTTGAGAGAGAAACCAGCGCTTTGCTACTCTCTATTTTCTACTGAAACATTTGAGGAGTGTTTGAAGTTAAGACATCCGTTATGGACTGAAGAGCAATTTAGGATATATGGTTGGAGTAATGGCCTACTTTGTATTTCGGATCAGGTACTGCGTCCAAGTAGTCCCATATGTATTTGGAACCCATGTATTAGGAAATTCAGGACTCTTCCCCAATCAAGATTCAAGGCACATTACTCCAGTTACgatatctctctctcatttggGTTCAACCCAAAAGTTAATGATTATAGAGTGGTAAGGATGGGCTGGTTTGTTCGATCTATATTTAAGCTGCAGGTCTATAGTGTTAACACTGGCTCATGGAAGATGATTGAGGTAATTCCTCCTTGGTTAATGTTCAATCCGGACTGGTGTCAAGGATGCGCATTTGTCAATGGAGTGGCATATTGGCTTTtcacaaagtcaatgaaatttAGGTTTGTCTCATTTGATACGGACAGTGAAGAATTCGAAGAATTGATTGTACCTGATACTATCTCCACCATTGGCTTGACACGTGTTAGAGTCTATAATGACTCAGTTTGCCTTTTTTATTCATACGTTGAATCTCCTGATCGCCAGAATTTACAAGAACAGACAGACATATGGATTCTGCAAGGACAGTCTTTTACCAAGTTGCACACTGCAGTTTTACTCCCTGGAAGTTTGCCGTTGGGGTTCAATATCCAGAATGAACTCATCATAAGAAACGGAAAGCGTACTGAAGGTGTTGAAGGAGATACGTGGAAGATGGTTTTATATGATCTCAAAATGAAGCTGATTACAGAAACAGGAATCGGCTTGGCGTATGATAGTCATTCCCAAACTTCCGCAGGTACTTGCATTGAAAGTTTGGTTCTGCTTGATCGTTAG
- the LOC126800643 gene encoding F-box/kelch-repeat protein At3g23880-like, which yields MSDVVCIRRQRQEVVSVVFSSDSLDLDGLIVEILARLPAKSLLRFRCVCKAWRALISESYFIKRHLICINMNFSTRFSLLTKDQVFRSAEHKAVLKCFSHDGHLRTRMLDFPVLDSRFKIPNIQIVGSCNGLICLLLHISDMLDIDAIQQPFTFMLWNPCTRESQVLPLPPFHSPHSNFRGFGYDSTTDDYKVILGCCRPGHEVVFVFTLKTGSWRKLERLNRYFHVLSVGSLVNEALHWVLEDGFFIASKLVSFDLAEEEFHEIPFPFHTNTSNEWGIIANVGTLNNCLTMCIQTTGSQLECDFKMWVLKDYAVKNSWTEVIYIPLLEDKYMYVAYIYGNGEVLMWATLDGLLALYNMKEKTFQIAKNKSAYVHGTAVYLETLVSPLIGSTVASM from the coding sequence ATGTCGGACGTTGTCTGCATTCGGCGGCAGCGACAAGAAGTTGTCTCCGTTGTGTTTAGTTCTGACTCTCTTGATTTAGATGGTCTCATTGTCGAGATCCTCGCACGGCTACCGGCGAAATCGCTACTCCGATTCCGGTGTGTTTGCAAAGCATGGAGGGCATTGATCTCCGAATCGTACTTCATCAAAAGACACCTCATCTGCATCAACATGAACTTCAGCACCCGCTTCTCTCTTCTTACCAAAGATCAGGTTTTCCGATCCGCGGAACACAAAGCAGTATTGAAGTGTTTCAGCCATGATGGTCATCTTCGAACCAGAATGCTTGATTTTCCGGTACTTGATTCTCGGTTTAAGATTCCTAATATTCAAATCGTTGGTAGTTGCAATGGCTTGATATGTCTACTGCTTCATATTAGTGATATGCTTGATATTGATGCTATACAACAACCCTTTACCTTTATGTTATGGAACCCTTGTACTAGAGAATCTCAGGTCCTACCCCTACCGCCCTTTCATTCCCCCCATAGTAACTTTCGGGGCTTCGGTTATGATTCAACCACTGATGATTACAAAGTAATACTAGGTTGCTGTAGACCTGGTCATGAAGTTGTTTTCGTCTTCACGCTAAAAACGGGTTCATGGAGGAAGCTTGAAAGGCTCAACAGGTATTTCCATGTGCTTTCGGTAGGGAGTTTAGTTAATGAAGCTCTGCATTGGGTATTGGAAGATGGGTTTTTTATTGCTTCCAAGTTGGTGTCATTTGATCTAGCAGAGGAAGAATTTCATGAGATTCCATTTCCCTTTCATACCAATACATCTAATGAATGGGGAATTATTGCCAATGTTGGAACTCTTAATAATTGCCTAACCATGTGCATTCAAACCACTGGTTCCCAACTTGAGTGCGATTTTAAGATGTGGGTGCTGAAGGACTATGCAGTCAAGAATTCTTGGACTGAAGTGATATATATTCCACTTCTAGAAGATAAGTATATGTACGTGGCATATATCTATGGAAATGGTGAAGTTTTGATGTGGGCAACTCTCGATGGCTTATTGGCATTATACAATATGAAGGAAAAGACATTTCAGATTGCCAAAAATAAAAGTGCTTATGTGCATGGAACTGCTGTCTATTTAGAAACTTTAGTTTCGCCATTAATTGGCAGTACTGTTGCAAGCATGTAA
- the LOC126797170 gene encoding LOW QUALITY PROTEIN: putative F-box protein At3g16210 (The sequence of the model RefSeq protein was modified relative to this genomic sequence to represent the inferred CDS: deleted 1 base in 1 codon; substituted 1 base at 1 genomic stop codon): MSIVKKHHASPVSKRGQKRPKQEKSRNTKTHNAAHKSSRTCGVFVGSCNGLVCVEVDSKTMILWNPCARDFTVLPNPPQLMDSNKLSNYLYGVGYDSANDDYKVIRGFISNSDGAEEIMVYIFSLKTGSWRTVRDVDHVKLKRILHGLYVNRALHWLYTLPEGGXKIMSFDLREEKFEKTIALLLIDGHFSDLFIHKDCICIGAYPTGTNSIDIWMMKEYGVNESWAIVVQFSLENCLSDPGYRFCLWSVSILENGVVLITGVGQYEHLVVFSNLNEDEFTHFVEVAVAYSLYTVTYRETLVSPDLQFKNL; this comes from the exons ATGAGCATTGTGAAGAAACATCATGCTTCTCCCGTCTCTAA aCGGGGTCAAAAAAGAcccaaacaagaaaaaagcAGAAACACTAAGACTCATAATGCAGCACATAAATCATCAAGGACTTGTGGAGTTTTTGTTGGTTCTTGCAATGGCTTGGTTTGTGTAGAAGT AGACTCCAAAACCATGATCCTGTGGAACCCTTGTGCTAGAGACTTCACGGTTTTACCAAATCCTCCTCAACTCATGGACTCTAATAAGCTTAGTAACTATCTTTATGGAGTCGGGTATGATTCTGCTAATGACGACTACAAGGTGATACGGGGGTTCATTTCTAATTCGGATGGTGCTGAGGAAATCATGGTTTACATCTTTTCACTGAAAACCGGTTCTTGGAGGACTGTCAGAGACGTTGATCatgtcaaattgaaaagaatatTGCATGGGCTGTATGTAAACAGAGCTCTGCATTGGTTATATACTCTACCGGAAGGAGGATAAAAAAttatgtcttttgat ttaagGGAGGAGAAGTTTGAGAAGACAATTGCATTACTCTTAATTGATGGCCATTTTTCTGATCTGTTTATTCATAAAGACTGTATCTGTATAGGCGCTTATCCAACTGGAACCAACAGTATCGACATATGGATGATGAAAGAATATGGGGTCAATGAATCTTGGGCTATAGTAGTACAATTTTCTTTGGAGAATTGTCTATCTGATCCTGGTTATAGATTCTGTCTCTGGTCTGTGTCCATTTTGGAGAATGGTGTAGTTTTGATTACCGGTGTGGGTCAGTACGAACACCTCGTCGTATTCTCTAATCTAAATGAAGATGAATTCACGCATTTTGTTGAGGTTGCTGTGGCCTATTCTCTTTATACTGTCACTTATCGAGAGACATTAGTTTCACCAGACCTCCAATTCAAGAAT CTTTAA
- the LOC126797171 gene encoding LOW QUALITY PROTEIN: putative F-box protein At3g16210 (The sequence of the model RefSeq protein was modified relative to this genomic sequence to represent the inferred CDS: inserted 2 bases in 1 codon; deleted 2 bases in 2 codons; substituted 1 base at 1 genomic stop codon): MGNTDVMVKRAHTDFGDYEEDVVAEILARLPVKLLMRFRCVRKSWRALISKPYFSKKHLGYRESPRKLIFKVDPLLALDLETINVYVTGDGGQFGVTPLDLSVQRWSVIHGACNGLVCVKVDNVILLXNPFTRDSKVLPKHPSVAWSKDFYGFGYDSANDDYKVIRGFKYLNGAKKIMIHIFSLKAGLWRTVVDIDYVACTTRQGLFLTELCIGYIVHMKGGSRILSFDLGAEKFQNTVPLPYADYWFRDPFIHYNCLCVLTCPTETNSFNIWMMKEYVVKESWTQVVQFSXAADFLRKYFRPLFILENSLVLINTMTMCYGMSLQCTNRTARHLLIDE; encoded by the exons ATGGGAAACACCGATGTCATGGTTAAGCGAGCTCATACGGACTTTGGGGACTACGAGGAAGATGTGGTTGCCGAGATCCTAGCTAGGTTGCCGGTCAAACTCTTGATGCGATTCCGGTGCGTCCGCAAGTCGTGGCGTGCTTTGATTTCCAAACCCTATTTCTCAAAGAAACACCTCGGCTACAGAGAGAGCCCGCGCAAGCTCATTTTCAAAGTGGATCCTCTCTTGGCTTTGGACTTGGAAACTATTAATGTTTATGTTACTGGCGATGGTGGTCAGTTTGGTGTCACTCCGCTGGATCTCTCGGTACAACGTTGGTCAGTTATTCATGGTGCTTGCAATGGC TTGGTATGTGTAAAAGTTGACAACGTTATTCTGTTATAGAACCCTTTTACCAGGGACTCCAAAGTTTTACCAAAACATCCTTCAGTAGCATGGAGCAAGGATTTTTATGGATTCGGGTATGATTCTGCTAATGACGACTACAAGGTGATACGGGGGTTCAAATATTTAAATGGTGCTAAGAAAATCATGATTCACATCTTTTCACTGAAAGCAGGGTTGTGGAGGACTGTCGTGGACATTGATTATGTTGCATGTACTACGCGTCAGGGGTTGTTCTTAACGGAGCTCTGCATTGGGTATATTGTCCACATGAAGGGGGGCTCAAGAATTCTGTCTTTTGATTTAGGGGCGGAGAAGTTTCAGAATACGGTTCCATTACCCTATGCTGAC TACTGGTTTCGTGATCCTTTTATTCATTATAACTGTCTCTGTGTGCTTACTTGCCCAACTGAAACTAACAGCTTCAACATATGGATGATGAAAGAATATGTGGTCAAGGAGTCATGGACTCAAGTAGTACAATTTTC TGCTGCAGATTTTCTTAGAAAGTATTTCAGGCCTCTGTTCATTTTGGAGAATAGTCTAGTTTTGATTAACACTATGACTATGTGTTACGGGATGAGTTTGCAATGCACAAATAGGACCGCGCGGCACTTGTTAATTGATGAGTGA